Proteins encoded by one window of Myxococcus fulvus:
- a CDS encoding M56 and MltD domain-containing protein: protein MSALVSLYLAVALVLPVALLLSWGALAVLARLGWALSARQALKVGRGALLLALVLPLLAMGARALSPAGPLFDFERSVARQAQRLPSAVWTASTVGSAAPAASKATAVPIGVWMGLSGAWLVGAVLFVGRALWRHQGLLRRLERLPRVRSVRRVAVVLGEEGTPAFSAWFPRLGSRPSAWVVVPPSLLEDPEALRLTVLHELQHHRQRDTHLALGRLSLTGLFFWHPAVHVLSRWLASLQELACDEALVASGRAQAHAYARCLLQAALRLPGAQPVPAGATGMSHPTQRRIHMLFQPRPRRTHAVPALLAALSLLLLPVAVLAQGAAKGRTVTRAEVEALARTSQPQGDVSIVVDDKVVENLNKLIGTEKGRAFMKRALENLGTHRAAMTSTLKAKGLPEGLLAVAVVESAVTNMPETDGRPSLAPGMRGAGVWMFIPETARRYGLEVSATKDERLDVARETQAAATLLSDLHARYQDWRLALAAYNQGERKVDQALSEGGSRDTTVLNTAGHLNDYPATVQAGLLVVRNPHLLD from the coding sequence ATGAGCGCGCTGGTGTCGCTGTATCTCGCGGTGGCGCTGGTGCTGCCGGTGGCGCTGCTGCTGTCGTGGGGCGCGCTGGCGGTGCTCGCGCGGCTGGGGTGGGCGCTGTCGGCCCGGCAGGCGCTGAAGGTGGGGCGAGGGGCGCTGCTGCTCGCGCTCGTGCTGCCGCTGCTGGCGATGGGCGCGCGGGCGCTTTCTCCCGCGGGGCCGCTGTTCGACTTCGAGCGCTCGGTGGCGCGGCAGGCGCAGCGGCTCCCGTCGGCGGTGTGGACGGCGAGCACGGTGGGCAGCGCGGCGCCCGCGGCGTCGAAGGCGACCGCGGTGCCCATCGGGGTGTGGATGGGATTGTCCGGCGCGTGGCTCGTGGGCGCGGTGCTCTTCGTGGGGCGGGCGCTCTGGCGACACCAGGGACTGCTGCGACGGTTGGAGCGGCTTCCCCGGGTGCGCTCGGTGCGGCGGGTGGCGGTGGTGCTGGGCGAGGAGGGGACGCCCGCGTTCTCCGCGTGGTTCCCTCGTTTGGGCTCGCGTCCGTCCGCGTGGGTGGTGGTGCCTCCGTCGCTGCTCGAGGACCCGGAGGCGCTCCGGCTCACCGTGCTGCACGAGCTGCAGCACCACCGTCAGCGCGACACGCACCTGGCGCTGGGCCGGCTGTCGTTGACAGGACTGTTCTTCTGGCACCCGGCGGTGCACGTGTTGTCGCGCTGGCTCGCGTCGCTGCAGGAGCTGGCGTGCGACGAGGCGCTGGTCGCCAGCGGTCGGGCCCAGGCCCATGCGTATGCGCGCTGCCTGCTCCAGGCGGCGCTCCGACTCCCGGGCGCACAGCCCGTTCCCGCCGGTGCCACCGGCATGTCCCACCCCACGCAGAGGAGAATCCACATGCTGTTCCAGCCGCGTCCCCGTCGTACCCACGCCGTCCCCGCGCTGCTCGCCGCGCTGTCCCTGTTGCTGCTCCCCGTGGCCGTGCTCGCGCAAGGCGCGGCGAAGGGCCGCACGGTGACTCGCGCCGAGGTGGAGGCGCTCGCCCGGACGAGTCAGCCCCAGGGAGATGTGTCCATCGTCGTGGATGACAAGGTGGTGGAGAACCTCAACAAGCTCATCGGTACCGAGAAGGGGCGCGCCTTCATGAAGCGCGCGCTGGAGAACCTGGGCACGCACCGCGCGGCGATGACGTCGACGCTGAAGGCGAAGGGGCTGCCCGAGGGACTGCTCGCGGTGGCGGTGGTGGAGTCCGCGGTGACGAACATGCCGGAGACGGATGGGCGGCCGTCGCTCGCGCCGGGGATGCGGGGCGCGGGCGTGTGGATGTTCATCCCGGAGACCGCGCGTCGCTACGGGCTGGAGGTGAGCGCGACGAAGGACGAGCGGCTCGACGTGGCGCGGGAGACGCAGGCCGCGGCGACGCTGCTGTCGGACCTGCACGCGCGCTACCAGGACTGGCGGCTGGCGCTCGCCGCGTACAACCAGGGGGAGCGCAAGGTGGACCAGGCCCTGAGCGAGGGCGGCAGCCGTGACACGACGGTGCTCAACACCGCGGGACACCTCAATGACTATCCCGCCACCGTGCAGGCGGGGCTGCTCGTCGTGCGCAACCCGCACCTGCTGGACTGA
- a CDS encoding BlaI/MecI/CopY family transcriptional regulator, translated as MARQPEPEAPRPLTPVELELMHIVWKQGEVSVADVLAALPPERALAYTSVSTVLRILEQKGVVESRKQGRGHLYSATLPRETYEAQSLRHLVDTVFDGTPSALVARLVEAVPLAPDEVEQIRKLLKAKGGKP; from the coding sequence ATGGCCAGACAACCCGAGCCCGAGGCGCCCCGGCCGTTGACGCCGGTGGAGCTCGAGCTGATGCACATCGTGTGGAAGCAGGGCGAGGTGAGCGTGGCGGACGTGCTGGCCGCGCTGCCGCCGGAGCGCGCGTTGGCGTACACGTCCGTGTCCACGGTGCTGCGCATCCTGGAGCAGAAGGGTGTCGTCGAGAGCCGCAAGCAGGGGCGGGGGCATCTGTACTCGGCCACGCTGCCGCGCGAGACGTACGAGGCGCAGAGCCTGCGCCACCTGGTGGACACCGTGTTCGATGGGACGCCCTCCGCGCTGGTGGCGCGGCTGGTGGAGGCGGTGCCGCTGGCGCCCGACGAGGTGGAGCAGATCCGCAAGCTGCTCAAGGCGAAGGGGGGCAAGCCATGA
- a CDS encoding protealysin inhibitor emfourin gives MSTRIALSQEGGLAAFPGLARPRSVELDALPAEEARALEEGLRDTRFHELPRVVGGAGAPGADRRRYTLTVEEGARRHTVELVEPVEDPRLRELLSLVKRATRKRRGGGDSN, from the coding sequence ATGTCGACGCGCATCGCGCTCTCGCAGGAGGGCGGGCTCGCGGCCTTCCCCGGGCTCGCCCGTCCGAGGAGCGTGGAGCTGGACGCGCTCCCCGCCGAGGAGGCCCGGGCGCTGGAGGAGGGCCTGCGCGACACGCGCTTCCATGAGCTGCCCCGCGTGGTGGGCGGCGCGGGCGCACCCGGCGCGGACCGGCGTCGCTACACCCTCACCGTCGAGGAGGGGGCACGGCGACACACCGTGGAGCTGGTGGAGCCCGTGGAGGACCCGCGCCTGCGGGAGCTCTTGTCCCTGGTGAAGCGCGCCACCCGGAAGCGGCGGGGCGGTGGGGATTCGAACTAA
- a CDS encoding M4 family metallopeptidase yields MRTRGARRHVHSIHCILPPYLLRSIAENGSPQQRVKALRTVATDSTFRALRFAGGRLAAATPSLRRVPAMMVESQRQRSIYDLKGEEAFPGTLVRSEGQAPCGDLAADEAYDGLGATYDFFWEVLARNSIDGDGMPLQAYVHYGRDYDNAFWDGRRMVFGDGDGELFNRFTVCLDIIAHELSHGVTEDEGPLWYFRQAGALNESMSDVFGSLVKQWKLGQTADQADWLIGDGLLGEEVEGKALRSMKEPGTAFDDDVLGKDPQPGHMRDYVNTWEDNGGVHINSGIPNRAFVLAALRLGGQAWERAGRIWYEAMRDPRILPDTNFSDFARITVIAATRLYGAGEVEEAVKQAWEEVGLRVTRDRVSVSQWGQGSQSAGA; encoded by the coding sequence ATGAGGACGCGCGGAGCACGACGACACGTTCATTCCATCCACTGCATCCTGCCGCCGTATCTGCTGCGCTCCATCGCGGAGAACGGCTCGCCCCAGCAGCGCGTGAAGGCGCTGCGCACGGTGGCCACGGACAGCACGTTCCGGGCGCTGCGCTTCGCCGGGGGACGGCTGGCCGCCGCGACGCCGTCGCTCCGCCGGGTGCCGGCGATGATGGTGGAGTCCCAGCGGCAGCGGAGCATCTACGACTTGAAGGGCGAGGAGGCCTTCCCCGGGACGCTGGTGCGCTCGGAGGGGCAGGCGCCATGCGGGGACCTCGCCGCGGACGAGGCCTACGACGGCCTGGGCGCCACGTATGACTTCTTCTGGGAGGTGCTGGCGCGCAACTCCATCGACGGGGATGGGATGCCGTTGCAGGCGTATGTCCATTACGGGCGTGACTACGACAACGCCTTCTGGGACGGCCGACGCATGGTGTTCGGCGATGGCGACGGCGAGCTGTTCAACCGGTTCACCGTCTGCCTGGACATCATCGCGCACGAGCTGTCCCACGGCGTGACGGAGGACGAGGGGCCGCTGTGGTACTTCCGGCAGGCGGGCGCGCTCAACGAGTCCATGTCGGATGTGTTCGGCTCGCTGGTGAAGCAGTGGAAGCTCGGCCAGACGGCGGACCAGGCCGACTGGCTCATCGGCGACGGGCTGCTCGGCGAGGAGGTGGAGGGCAAGGCGCTGCGCTCGATGAAGGAGCCGGGCACCGCCTTCGACGATGACGTGCTGGGCAAGGACCCGCAGCCCGGCCACATGCGCGACTACGTCAACACGTGGGAGGACAACGGCGGGGTGCACATCAACTCCGGCATCCCCAACCGCGCCTTCGTGCTGGCGGCGCTGCGGCTGGGCGGCCAGGCGTGGGAGCGGGCGGGGCGCATCTGGTACGAGGCGATGAGAGATCCGCGCATCCTGCCGGACACGAACTTCTCCGACTTCGCGCGCATCACCGTCATCGCCGCCACGCGGCTGTACGGCGCGGGCGAGGTGGAGGAGGCGGTGAAGCAGGCCTGGGAGGAGGTGGGCCTGCGCGTCACCCGCGACAGGGTGTCGGTGTCGCAGTGGGGCCAGGGCTCGCAGTCCGCCGGGGCCTGA
- a CDS encoding bifunctional 3-(3-hydroxy-phenyl)propionate/3-hydroxycinnamic acid hydroxylase, translating into MVCDKQQADMEVDVIISGCGPVGALTSNLLGSLGVRTLVLEQDLAPHGQPRAFSCDDEGLRIYQSTGLGAELQKDMRQNHFAEYVGQTGKRFAEVHTSSADFGFGYSPLWFFHQPLVEGVLRGGLERFPHVTLQLGASVESLEQDGAGVTVRYRLVEKGETRTVRGRFLLACDGARSPVRKALNIKMAGRAYGEPWLAVSGQVEGDAPELCRFVCDPKRPAFVATGAVGQFRWEFMLMPGETREEMERPETIKKLLEPYIDPARVHVERAQVYTFHCLNAARWRDGNVFLLGDAAHTMPPFMGQGLVSGMRDASNLAWKIQRVVQGLAPASLLDTYEEERRPHVEAVQKLCVRVGHLFLARNRWVASARDMVMRALQRIPRVRRFIQGFEFKQPPMHEQGYYLGGKREGAQSAEGTYFIQPKVRLPSGQEVLLDDAIGNDFAVLCRANAPSAQLAAARGLAEALGGRLLAVQSSGEHGGEVPAVEDITGKLGDWFSRHGSDVVVLRPDRFVFGAVKAERLPELRDALGV; encoded by the coding sequence ATGGTTTGTGACAAGCAGCAGGCCGACATGGAGGTCGATGTCATCATCAGCGGCTGCGGTCCCGTGGGAGCACTGACAAGCAATCTGCTGGGCTCCCTGGGCGTGCGCACGCTGGTGTTGGAGCAGGACCTGGCGCCGCATGGACAACCGCGGGCGTTCTCCTGCGACGACGAGGGGCTGCGCATCTACCAGTCCACGGGGCTGGGCGCCGAGCTGCAGAAGGACATGCGGCAGAACCATTTCGCCGAATATGTTGGCCAGACGGGCAAGCGCTTCGCGGAGGTGCACACCAGCTCGGCGGACTTCGGCTTCGGGTACTCGCCGCTGTGGTTCTTCCACCAGCCGCTGGTGGAGGGGGTGCTGCGCGGCGGCCTGGAGCGCTTCCCGCACGTGACGCTGCAACTGGGCGCGAGCGTGGAGTCCTTGGAGCAGGACGGCGCCGGGGTGACGGTGCGCTACCGCCTGGTGGAGAAGGGTGAGACGCGCACGGTGCGGGGCCGCTTCCTGCTGGCGTGCGACGGGGCGCGCAGCCCGGTGCGCAAGGCGCTGAACATCAAGATGGCGGGCCGGGCGTACGGCGAGCCGTGGCTGGCGGTGTCCGGGCAGGTGGAGGGCGACGCGCCGGAGCTGTGCCGCTTCGTGTGCGACCCGAAGCGTCCGGCCTTCGTCGCCACGGGCGCGGTGGGGCAGTTCCGGTGGGAGTTCATGCTGATGCCGGGCGAGACGCGCGAGGAGATGGAGCGCCCGGAGACCATCAAGAAGCTGCTGGAGCCCTACATCGACCCGGCGCGGGTGCACGTGGAGCGCGCGCAGGTGTACACGTTCCACTGCCTCAACGCGGCGCGCTGGCGCGACGGCAACGTGTTCCTGCTGGGTGACGCGGCGCACACCATGCCGCCCTTCATGGGCCAGGGCCTGGTGTCGGGCATGCGCGACGCGTCCAACCTGGCGTGGAAGATTCAACGCGTGGTGCAGGGGCTGGCGCCGGCGTCGCTGCTGGACACCTACGAGGAGGAGCGTCGTCCGCACGTGGAGGCGGTGCAGAAGCTGTGCGTGCGCGTGGGGCACCTGTTCCTCGCGCGCAACCGCTGGGTGGCCAGCGCCCGGGACATGGTGATGCGCGCGCTGCAGCGCATCCCCCGGGTGCGGCGCTTCATCCAGGGCTTCGAGTTCAAGCAGCCGCCGATGCACGAGCAGGGCTACTACCTGGGGGGCAAGCGCGAGGGCGCGCAGTCCGCGGAGGGCACGTACTTCATCCAGCCCAAGGTGCGGCTGCCGTCCGGCCAGGAGGTGTTGCTGGATGACGCCATCGGCAACGACTTCGCGGTGCTGTGCCGCGCCAACGCTCCCTCGGCGCAGCTGGCCGCGGCGCGCGGGCTGGCGGAGGCCCTGGGTGGGCGGCTGCTCGCCGTCCAGTCGTCGGGCGAGCACGGCGGCGAGGTGCCCGCGGTGGAGGACATCACCGGGAAGCTGGGCGACTGGTTCTCGCGCCATGGCTCGGACGTGGTGGTGCTGCGCCCGGACCGCTTCGTGTTCGGCGCGGTGAAGGCGGAGCGGCTGCCGGAGCTGCGCGACGCGCTGGGCGTGTGA
- a CDS encoding BTAD domain-containing putative transcriptional regulator yields MAGDDAAGTQVFHLALLGEARLRHGGAHLPLERRTAAVLTWLALEGPHPKYRLAGLLWAESSEATARNNMRQLLRRLRLSVGAELVQGSDVLSLVEGVTIDAAELQAHVLAGRHAQALAQEGVLLGALEFDDCPEFQAWLESARERLDKLRRRAASAESEAKERAGDLSGALVLAERLLSMDPYSEEAWRRLMRLHYIAGDRMAALNAFERCRRLLREELDTQPLPQTVALAREIERGPATAQPPRGAPAKLPLSVLRPPVLVGREREWARMEEAWAEGKTIFLSGEPGVGKTRLAHDFAASRGVHMVLESRPGETHVAYSTHVRLLRQIMARCPDATLAPWVRRELSRLMPDMVGAEGPPPPMVDEAERSRFLEANCLAIYQLCAGMDAIVADDLQYMDAATAEFALLMLSRRHDIPSDGVFPRFVDTYRRGELTPIAAACIQQLVEAGLAVVIELEPLHSEAVGTLLGSLELAGAEGLTDNVMRYTGGNPLFIMEALRHLLESGGLERGWPEQVHPSGRGRDLIQRRLERLSAPALQVARLAALAKTSFAVELASEVLEMTPMSLATHLSELEAAHVLRGERFTHDLLFDVVREAIPPSLVPLLHRRLASALEQRKAAPVVVAQHWLEGKEPQRAAPFLVAAANAEASAFRHMEAALLYYRAATALEEAGALDEAARVRARARGIPSA; encoded by the coding sequence ATGGCAGGCGACGACGCGGCAGGGACGCAAGTCTTTCATCTCGCGCTGCTCGGCGAGGCCCGCCTGCGGCATGGCGGCGCTCATCTGCCGTTGGAGCGCCGCACCGCGGCCGTGCTGACATGGCTGGCATTGGAAGGGCCGCATCCGAAGTACCGCCTCGCGGGCCTGCTGTGGGCCGAGTCGAGCGAGGCCACGGCCCGCAACAACATGCGTCAGCTGTTGCGCCGGCTGCGGCTGTCGGTGGGCGCGGAGCTGGTGCAGGGCTCGGACGTGCTGTCGCTCGTCGAGGGCGTCACCATCGACGCCGCGGAGCTGCAGGCCCACGTGCTGGCCGGACGTCACGCCCAGGCGCTCGCGCAGGAGGGCGTGCTGCTGGGCGCGCTGGAGTTCGACGACTGCCCGGAGTTCCAGGCGTGGCTGGAGAGCGCGCGGGAGCGGCTGGACAAGCTGCGCCGCCGCGCCGCGTCCGCGGAGTCGGAGGCCAAGGAGCGCGCGGGGGACTTGTCCGGCGCGCTGGTGCTGGCGGAGAGGCTGCTCTCCATGGACCCGTACTCGGAGGAGGCGTGGCGCCGGCTGATGCGGCTGCACTACATCGCGGGCGACCGGATGGCCGCGCTCAACGCCTTCGAGCGCTGCCGTCGCCTCCTGCGCGAGGAGCTGGACACGCAGCCTTTGCCCCAGACGGTGGCCCTGGCGCGGGAGATTGAACGCGGCCCGGCCACGGCCCAGCCTCCGCGCGGCGCGCCGGCGAAGCTGCCCCTGTCCGTGCTGCGCCCGCCCGTCCTGGTGGGGCGCGAGCGCGAGTGGGCGCGGATGGAGGAGGCCTGGGCCGAGGGGAAGACCATCTTCCTGAGCGGCGAGCCCGGGGTGGGCAAGACGCGGCTGGCGCACGACTTCGCCGCCTCGCGCGGCGTGCACATGGTGCTCGAGTCGCGCCCCGGCGAGACGCACGTGGCCTACTCCACGCACGTGCGCCTCCTGCGGCAGATCATGGCCCGCTGTCCGGACGCGACGCTCGCGCCCTGGGTGCGCCGGGAGCTCTCACGACTGATGCCGGACATGGTGGGCGCGGAGGGGCCGCCGCCGCCCATGGTGGACGAGGCCGAGCGCAGCCGCTTCCTGGAGGCCAACTGCCTGGCCATCTACCAGCTGTGCGCGGGCATGGACGCCATCGTCGCGGATGACCTGCAGTACATGGACGCGGCCACCGCGGAGTTCGCGCTGCTCATGCTCTCGCGCCGGCACGACATCCCGTCGGACGGCGTCTTCCCCCGCTTCGTGGACACGTACCGCCGCGGCGAATTGACGCCCATCGCCGCCGCCTGCATCCAGCAGCTCGTGGAGGCGGGGCTCGCGGTGGTCATCGAGCTGGAGCCCCTGCACTCGGAGGCGGTGGGCACGCTCCTGGGCAGCCTGGAGCTGGCGGGCGCGGAGGGGCTCACGGACAACGTGATGCGCTACACGGGCGGCAACCCCCTGTTCATCATGGAGGCGCTGCGGCACCTGCTGGAGTCCGGGGGCCTGGAGCGCGGCTGGCCCGAGCAGGTGCACCCCTCCGGGCGGGGACGGGACTTGATTCAGCGCCGGCTGGAGCGGCTGTCCGCGCCCGCGCTCCAGGTGGCCCGGCTGGCGGCGCTCGCCAAGACGTCCTTCGCGGTGGAGCTGGCCAGCGAGGTGCTGGAGATGACGCCCATGTCGCTCGCCACGCACCTCTCCGAGCTGGAGGCCGCGCACGTGCTGCGCGGCGAGCGCTTCACGCATGACCTGCTCTTCGACGTGGTGCGCGAGGCGATTCCCCCCTCGCTGGTGCCCCTGCTGCACCGCCGGCTGGCCAGCGCCCTGGAGCAGCGCAAGGCCGCGCCCGTCGTCGTCGCGCAGCACTGGCTGGAGGGCAAGGAGCCCCAGCGCGCCGCGCCCTTCCTCGTCGCCGCCGCCAACGCGGAGGCCTCCGCCTTCCGCCACATGGAGGCCGCGCTGCTCTACTACCGCGCCGCCACCGCGCTGGAGGAGGCGGGCGCGCTCGACGAGGCCGCCCGCGTCAGGGCCCGCGCCCGGGGCATCCCCAGCGCCTGA